Part of the Anopheles coluzzii chromosome 3, AcolN3, whole genome shotgun sequence genome is shown below.
GCAAGAATTAGAAACATAGAAACGAGCGCGAGTGCAATTTTTAGTAAGAATTCAACGATGGAACAGCCGATCGAACCCGATGTAGAGGTTACCTTTACAATGCCTAGCTTTAATTTATCCACCGATCCGACGGCCGAAGCGGATGCAAAGCAACCACAACCAACATCGATTCCTGCAACGACAAACGCAACGATTCCAGCAACCGGTGGTGGCAACGCAAATGTCGCAGTACCTGCCACTCCAAAGCGAAGAGGCAGCGCAGTGAAAGAGCACACATCCGATTCTAAATTACAGAAACTAGAAGAGAAGGCCACCAAGGCTCAGGAGGCCTATGAGAAGGAAGAGAAGCTGCGCAAGGAGCTGGAGGCCCTCAACAGCAAGCTGCTGGCTGAGAAGACCGCTCTCTTGGACTCGCTGTCCGGTGAGAAGGGTGCCCTCCAGGAATACCAGGAGAAGGCCGCCAAGCTGACCGCCCAGAAGAACGACCTGGAGAACCAGCTGCGCGTAAGTATCCCGTGTTATGGTGGAAGTGCTTACAACTATAGGGCGATCTTTGCAAAGATCGTCTTTGTGTCGTTCGCCCGCCCGCCAGCGGATGCTGCGTTTGCTCACTATACTTACTATTACTGTGTTGTTTCGTGCGCGGTTCTATCGTTCTACAGGACACCCAGGAGCGCCTGGCCCAGGAAGAGGATGCCCGCAACCAGCTCTTCCAGACCAAGAAGAAGTTGGAGCAGGAAATCGGCAGCCAGAAGAAGGATGCTGAGGACCTGGAACTGCAGATCCAGAAGATTGAGCAGGACAAGGCCTCGAAGGATCACCAGATCCGCAACTTGAATGATGAGATCGCCCACCAGGATGAGCTCATCAACAAGCTGAACAAGGAGAAGAAGATGCAGGGTGAGGTCAACCAGAAGACCGCCGAAGAGCTGCAGGCCGCCGAAGACAAGGTGAACCACCTGAACAAGGTGAAGGCCAAGCTGGAGCAGACTCTGGATGAGCTGGAGGACTCGCTTGAGCGCGAGAAGAAGCTGCGCGGTGACGTCGAGAAGGCTAAGCGCAAGGTTGAGGGTGACCTCAAGCTGACCCAGGAGGCTGTTGCCGATCTGGAGCGCAACAAGAAGGAGCTGGAGCAGACCGTCCTGCGCAAGGATAAGGAGATCTCCGCCCTGTCTGCCAAGCTGGAAGACGAGCAGTCGCTGGTTGgcaagctgcagaagcagatCAAGGAACTGCAGGCTCGCATTGAGGAGCTCGAGGAGGAAGTCGAGGCCGAGCGTCAGGCCCGCGCCAAGGCTGAGAAGCAGCGTGCTGATCTGGCCCGCGAGCTCGAGGAGCTGGGCGAGCGTCTGGAGGAGGCTGGCGGTGCCACCTCGGCCCAGATTGAGCTGAACAAGAAGCGTGAGGCTGAGCTGGCTAAGCTGCGCCGCGATCTGGAGGAAGCCAACATCCAGCATGAGGGCACTCTGGCTAACCTGCGCAAGAAGCACAACGATGCCGTCGCTGAGATGGCCGAGCAGGTCGATCAGCTGAACAAACTGAAGACCAAGTGAGTATCGCGTAATGCCCCATCCTTCATAGGGTCTTGTGGGGCCCTGTTTACCTTTCTTTCGCAGGTCTGGTTGCAAGTGCCCTAACGACGCCACAAAGGGATTGCTGTTTGGTTGGAATGCGCGAAACGGTTGATCTAAACTGCatatttctttctcttttctttctcgCAATCTATATCTGCTCttgccaaacaaacaaaaaatctcttGCTTCTCGTACGCTCGTGGGGTGATATTTGCGGgaaatatgaaaacaaaacgcaataCTAACCAGGGCTGAACATGACCGCGCTAACATGTACAATGAGCTGAACAACACTCGTACTGCCTGCGATCAGCTGTCCCGCGAAAAGGTAACGTATCGGACACAGCCATGGAAAGGCATCTGCTCTTTCATACCACCGACGACCGCGTGCCCATGGGTGTACAACATGAATTACACTACAacaagggaaaacaaaaagccgAAGGAATCGACTAGCTTTCCTTTTCACCTCCTTCCCTATATTACATATCCAACCAAAGCAAAATTCAACCAACGAAGCAATTGAACCGATCCACAAACAGAGTACCAGACACGGACAGCAACACAACGGCAACAGAAGTGGCGATTGTGGCACATAACATAGAATGTGCTAAAGATGATCTTCATCTGCCTAGCAAACGTTGACAATTTCTATCAAAATCGAATATGTTTCATTTACAAACGAATGGTCCAACACAGAAATCATATATTCTCTTTCTGTTCACAATACTTATTCTCCTCAGAGCTGAGAAAGAGCGTACTCAATACTTTGCTGAGTTGAACGATGCCCGCATCGGTTGCGATCAGCTTTCCAATGAAAAGGTATACAGAGGCCATTAGCAATATTCAGCGTTCTTGTGCTCTTTCCGCTGCTGAATACTACTGATCTTACTAAAGAGTTGAATTTCATAGCTCTCTAAAACTTTCTACCAGAATCATTTTTAACCGTTTTGCTTCTTAAAATCTATAAGCAATTTACTACAACCCAATGCGCAGGCTAAAACACTACTGCAAACGATGTCTTTATTGACTTGCCGAATTACGCTGTAAATATATTTCGCCTTCTTTTCGAATGTATCGCCGTAAGCTCTACTCTGAGTAATCTTCTAAATTGAAATATTGGCTGCCTCTTCAACAATTTACTCTACTGCCAAATTCATTCATactaacacacatacacacaaacattcacTTTCTATCATTACTACTGTGTATATGACAAATTCCATTTCTACTTCAGTAAATTTACACACTTATATTTCCTTTAAAATTTCACTAGCCATACCAATTCACATAACCATCTTGTTGATACACTCACTCGGCTATACGCATCCTCTGTACAGAGCCAGATGTTTGACTACTGCGTACAGCGCAGCATGTGCCACTTGCTAACCCGTTTCTTTGATCGTGATGTACACAGGCCGCCCAGGAGAAGATCGccaagcagctgcagcacacTCTGAACGAAGTACAAAGCAAGTTGGACGAAACCAACCGCACTCTGAACGATTTCGATGCCTCCAAGAAGAAGCTGTCGATCGAGAACTCCGATCTGCTGCGCCAGCTGGAGGACGCCGAGTCGCAGGTGTCGCAGCTGAGCAAGATCAAGATCTCGCTCACTCAGCAGCTCGAGGATACCAAGCGTCTTGCCGACGAGGAGGCTCGCGAGCGCGCCACCCTGCTGGGCAAGTTCCGCAACCTGGAGCACGACCTGGACAACCTGCGCGAGCAGGTTGAGGAGGAGGCTGAGGGCAAGGGAGACATCCAGCGCCAGCTCAGCAAGGCCAACGCTGAGGCTCAGCTGTGGCGCAGCAAGTACGAGTCGGAGGGCGTTGCCCGTGCCGAGGAGCTCGAGGAGGCCAAGCGTAAGCTGCAGGCCCGCCTTGCCGAGGCTGAGGAGACCATCGAGTCGCTGAACCAGAAGTGCATTGCACTGGAGAAGACCAAGCAGCGCCTGGCCACCGAGGTCGAGGATCTGCAGCTCGAGGTTGACCGTGCCTCGTCGATTGCCAACGCTGctgagaagaagcagaaggcGTTCGACAAGATCATTGGAGAATGGAAGCTGAAGGTCGACGATCTGGCCGCCGAGCTGGATGCCTCGCAGAAGGAGTGCCGCAACTACTCGACCGAGCTGTTCCGTCTGAAGGGTGCCTACGAGGAGGGCCAGGAGCAGCTTGAAGCCGTCCGCCGTGAGAACAAGAACTTGGCCGATGAGGTCAAGGATCTGCTGGACCAGATCGGTGAGGGTGGCCGCAACATCCACGAGATCGAGAAGTCGCGCAAGCGCCTGGAGGCCGAGAAGGACGAGCTGCAGGCCGCCCTCGAGGAGGCTGAAGCCGCCCTGGAGCAGGAGGAGAACAAGGTTCTGCGTGCTCAGCTTGAACTGTCTCAGGTCCGTCAAGAAATTGACCGCCGCATCCAGGAGAAGGAAGAAGAGTTCGAGAACACTCGCAAGAACCACCAGCGCGCCCTGGACTCGATGCAGGCTTCCCTGGAGGCCGAAGCCAAGGGCAAGGCCGAGGCTCTGCGTATGAAGAAGAAGCTGGAAGCCGACATCAACGAGCTGGAGATTGCTCTGGATCACGCCAACAAGGtaagcaaacgaacgaacagcATCCCCATCCGGTGCCAGCAGCACCATCTGAAACAAAACTAACCCGATAATCCACTCGTTTCATACGCAGGCTAACGCTGAGGCCCAGAAGAACATCAAGcgctaccagcagcagctgaaggaCGTCCAGAGCGCCCTGGAGGAGGAACAGCGCGCCCGCGACGATGCCCGCGAGCAGCTGGGTATCTCGGAGCGCCGTGCCAACGCTCTCCAGAACGAACTGGAGGAGTCGCGCACCCTGTTGGAGCAGGCCGACCGTGGCCGTCGCCAGGCCGAGCAGGAGCTCAGCGATGCTCACGAGCAGCTGAACGAAGTGTCCGCCCAGAACGCTTCGATCGCCGCCGCCAAGAGGAAGCTCGAGTCTGAGCTGCAGACCCTGCACTCCGACCTGGATGAGCTGCTGAACGAGGCCAAGAACTCCGAGGAGAAGGCCAAGAAGGCTATGGTTGATGCCGCTCGTCTGGCTGATGAGCTGCGCGCCGAGCAGGACCATGCCCAGACCCAGGAGAAGCTGCGCAAGGCGCTTGAGCAGCAGATCAAGGAGCTGCAGGTCCGCCTGGATGAGGCCGAATCGAACGCCCTGAAGGGAGGCAAGAAGGCTATCCAGAAGCTGGAGCAGCGCGTCCGCGAGCTCGAGTCGGAGCTGGACAGCGAACAGAGACGACATGCCGATGCCCAGAAGAACCTGCGCAAGTCGGAGCGTCGCATCAAGGAGCTGACCTTCCAGTCGGAGGAAGACCGCAAGAACCACGAGCGCATGCAGGATCTGGTTGACAAGCTGCAGCAGAAGATCAAGACTTACAAGAGGCAGATTGAGGAAGCCGAGGAGATCGCCGCCCTCAACTTGGCCAAGTTCCGTAAGGCCCAGCAGGAGCTGGAGGAAGCCGAGGAGCGTGCCGACATTGCCGAACAAGCTGCCACCAAATTCCGCACCAAGGGAGGACGTGCCGGTTCCGTACAGCGTGGTGCTAGCCCAGCAGTAAGTACCATGTAAACAAGGGCTGGTCCCAGCCCCCTCTCGCCTCAGTCAGCATGCCATCAACCTTTTTCGCAGTGCTTTTCAACCCAATGTTCTATCTGAGTACTTTTGAATCATCCACGCCATTTTTAACCGCTCGTGCTGCACAGGCAGCCGAGCGCGCAACGCGAACCCTTTGCtagaggaaaaaagaaaagaaaggttAGCCATCTGAATTCACTCATTTGCGCGGTTTGGCCAATTTTTATTACTAGTGGGCACCAGAGAGGGGCCATTCAGAATAAAGTCGAGTCGCGAATTTGTTAAGAAacgaaatagaaaataattgaGCGGATTACGGCTTCGTGCAGAGGATCCGACCTAGCTTAGCTTCTCTCTCCTCAGCTGAACCCTTAAGAAGATaaagaaaacagaacaaaaaacagaaacaacagcaacatcagcgTAAAATCCTTTCACACCTCGGTGAAAAACTTTATTCGAGAAGAATAAAATCGAATGATGCGAATGATATAATGATAACTTAGCTGCAATTTTCATCACCCTAGTTCGCTTTCCGTTGTGGGTTTTCTacagttttgtttgctacATAGCTATATCATCTCAACCGCAACGAATCTTTTCTTACTACTTACCCACTCTTTTGTatcttgtttatttattttttttatatctacCTTTGTATTTGCTATCGAATCtaccttttgtttttgttttatatccTACTGTTACCGCGAAGATGCTTCTCTCTTCATCCATTAAACCGAATGCAATCAGAATTACCAAATACAGTTGTACTGGAAGTCTGctaaaacgaaacgaaaccaataattcttcctttctttgtaTCAATCCAGCCGTCGGTGGTCAGAGCGTAAAGCGTGTCCGCTGACTCCCAAGCAGTTGTGTTTGATTGAGAGTATGTGTATGCGAACCGTTTTTACGACCAAAGAAATCCCAAAAGAATCCCGAAGCCTTCCTAGCAACCCCCCTCTCTACTGATACGATTGCGATTATTCCTTCGactcttcgtcttcttctgcCTTCACTTCTAcgtcttattcttcttctcgcCACCGAGCTGCAACTGCACTTCTGCAAAGAGCAAACTTTATGATacgactgtgtgtgtatgtgtgtatccAAAACGAAACTAGAACCCAAAATCCCACCATTGCAAAGTATCCGCCACCTACCATAGCGTTCGGCTTGATCAGGCCAACCAGTAAGTGCTCTTTAGCTCTCCGCAAGCCACCGATAATGGGGTTTTGCATGAGcaagtttattattttctgtttctttttttgtgttacaaTAACATATTTACCAAACATTTCCAATTGTTTCAATTGTTCCCCGTTATTGTACCCTATTTCCGTACCTACTCCAACAATCTGTAAAGGATGTCTTATACTCCTTCTCTCTCTgtattcctttttgtttctgctAATCTACTGATATTTTACCAAAACGACTAAATGTCTCCAACCAATGAAGCACCCATTAACCGAGAGCATTGTGTAGTATTATTAGCCTCATTGTCTCATTAGTGTACTATTTGTAATCGACCCGATTTAATCACATCACACCGAACAGCCCTGTACAACTCGATCATCCGCCAAACGAGCCCCTCTCATCTCACGATCGAACATACGAACGAACCCTTGAACAAGCTGGCGATGCGCAATGGGAGTTCCACCTCATTTTACTACCTACCTTTCTTCAGAAATCAGAATCGTCAATTTCTTTCACTCGATAGCACACATTatgcacagtgtgtaaaccaTTTGAGCATGGTTTCATTTCTCATGCATTTCTGGGAAGCTGTTCCCTTGGAACGACGCACAGCCATCTCATGGCATACTCACATCACATTTCATTcggtgagagtgtgtgtgtgcaatgtgttgtttttaccATTTTCTCTAACTGTCAGCTGTCGTAGAAGTTTCTTATCCCCCCATTAGCTGCCGGTGCAAAAGCCGGCTCCAAGCTACCCTACCCCCGCCACTCACTTCCTTCGCACAGCTTACCAAAAGCAATACTGACTCTGGGGTACGACCCCTGCcgtttctcttctctttttgcAGCCCCAGAGACAGCCGTCTGCCATGCCTGCTCTTGCAGGACTGAACCTTCCCACATTCGACGATCACGGTTTCTAAATTCGTTCAGCACACAACACCAACCCCCAAACAGCAACAGAACAACAGCGCAGTACACCACCTTCAGCAGCACAGGGAGTCACACCATCCAACCCTGTGTGCATCTGTTAACACTTTAGTGTCGTAACCCCGCACCAGCAAAACAAGTGTCCGCTAATCCTTTCTGTGAGTCGAGGTGTGTCCGTTCTAATGATCAGCTCCTTCTCCACGCATATCAACCCGGGGCAGCGGCACAGCGCACAAATTCGCCCTTCCCGTCAGTGACCCGCCGCCGGAAGTCGTTCGAAGCCGTTAACTATCGAAtacaaaacatgaaaaaagaGACACGTAACAACATCAACATAAAATGTACCGCGCCGGTACACAGGGAGCTAAGGAATGGGGCACGAaacatcaccagcagcaacatcgGTGCCGCGTTCGGTAAGCCAGAAAAGTAGGTAGCGGATGGAGAACGGAAAGTACTTTCGGACCACCTGTCATCCACCCGCGTCCGGACAGAggaaggaaaagggaaaagaatcAAATCTTACAGCAGCGTCGCAAATGGAAAGCTaactaaaaaaagaaaaaagagacacacaacacacgagcACGAGCAAAAAATACAAAGTTTAGGACATCTACTATCAATGGAAACACGTACGTTTGATTGGACAAACGGTTTTACGTTAAAGCTAATACGTCAGCCCTTTAAACTAGAACGCTAAAACagatttgttcttttttggcaCTTTCCCCTTCCTTCTTGGCTGTTGCTTTCCGCTTTTCTGCACCTGCACCTACTTTTCACCCCGGCACCCGGACGCATTCCTGACCCCATTGCCGGCGCGCCATCGAAATCGACAACCGAAATTCATCTCCATCACGAATCAGTGCGGTTACGGCCGCGGTTCGGTGAAATGAAGCGCCGGGCTGCACGCCCGTGTTCGAAGTGTGTCGGTCGGAAGACGATCTATTGAAACGAATGCGATCACCCTGAAAATCAACAGCGACCACGTGAGGCCCACATGAAGAAAAGCCAACAGCGACACGTGGAGTTCCCTGAACCCTCCAtatgcaaaagaagaaaacacaaaagcaTAAAGAGCGAAAATCAATCCCACtcggaagaagatgaagaacaaaaacaaaaagaaaacattcacgctaagcaaaagcaacaacaacaacggctttgcacaattgaattgaaaaacaaTCCGTTTTATATATCCGCTGTACTGCGAGTTGGTGACGACGAAGGTGGTGTGGGACATTTGAACCAAAGAGATCGATACTAAGAAGAACCCAAGGAAAACcatgaaaaactaaacaaacggAATACTTAGACATTAATGAACATCAAAACAGAAATGATAATGATTTGCAAATAGTGTTTATACAGAGTTTTTACTTCAAACCTATCCCATATTTGCTTTTGTACACCACCAACCAACGTTCAGTTTTAAATTATCCGTCGAACAAAGTTTCATTTACTATCTCCAGTTCCCTTTTCCCCAATTGCCACAGACACAACAGTCAACTCCACCCTTCGTTCTTCGAGTATGGTTTTGTacgttgtttaattttttgtatcCGTGGCAAACAGTTTTCGctctgaatgttttttttaattatattttttataacaaaagtaatacaaaatgtatttatttttataatttaaaaagatGAGAGAAGGTAATAATAACGAAATAAGATACTTCTATTCGAAAATGAATGCAACTGTGTGATTGGTTTCGGGTTCGGGAGCGATCGGGGAAAatctgggggggggggggggtgggggggtgtTTAACCATGATATCACAAGCACTTATTAGCATTATGTTGTGGAAAGAAACATTATAAAGGCTGCAGTAAATAGACGAAGCTTAATAAAAGCAACAAGGGTTAGAATATGATCGAAGCTGCAACTTTTTCGCCATATTTTTCACGCGCGCGCTCCATCCTTCGTAGGTTGAGTGTACCAAGTGCTGCTTACACGTTGGGAAATCAGCAACATTAAGATTACGATAATGTGAGGCGCGATCACTTACTCGTTTGACGCGCAAGCTTCTACAAAGTTGGGTGACATCGATTCCCAACCAGACCGACGTTCAGTTACAAAGAATGGCTATCCGGTTATGAAATAGTAGTAAGTGTTCCTGTGTAGAGAAGTATAACCACACATATCGTAACGccatagaagaaaaagaatgtCAAGatcaatgttttatttgtgtatAATTATACACATACTTATCTTAGgatattgtttaatttttgaattgtttgtttCTCGTTCTTTAGATAACAGTGATCCGTGTGAACGTTTCTAAAAAGTTGAATGCTTACAGGAGTTTCATCCCTGATTCATCCCGATAACAATGAGCAGTTTAGGCAGGAGAATGATAGATcggagcgagagcgagagcgactCGAGAGCATTAGATAAACGAAAGTGAGCGAAGACGGGCGTTTATTGGAAATGAACGAATAAAGTACcgttatattattattcttattattattcttattcttattattagtattattattatagttattattattattattattattattattattattattattattatgatgatgattattattattattattattattattattattattattattttattattattattattattattttattattattattattattattattattattattattattattattattattattattattattattattattattattattattattataattattattattattattattattattattattattattattattattattcttgttattattattattattattattattattattattattattattattattattattattattattattattattattattattattattattattattattattattattattattattattattattattattattattattattattattattattattattattattattattattattattattattattgttattattattattattattattattattcttgttattattattattattattattattattattattattattattattattattattattattattattattattattattattattattattattattattattattattattattattattattattattattattattattattattattattattattattattattattattattattattattattattattattattattgttattattattattattattattattattattattattattattattattattattattattattattattattattattattattactattattattattattattattattattattattattattattattattattattattattattatcgcAGCTGATGGATCTGAGAAACACAAAGTGCCTGAATGCCAATGATACCTACCCCTCCTATTTTTCGTGGCAGGGTTACTCTCTCGACGGATGCTTTTAGGTGACGCGagagattattattattattatcaatattattactattattaacATTTTACTGAAGTTTTTTGAGCTGAAGATTCAGTAATCCTTGCAGTAAAAGAAATGTTAACTGAATCATTCGGTAATGTTCGGGGCTCTCCAAAATGACTGCTCGTTTACTAAAATTACAATAAAGCCTTTCGcatattactgatttttcagtagtTGGTAGCTATTAAAAAGCGATGGAATATTGCTTTAAAATTAAGTTTTTATTAATGCAAAGATATTGCCAGTCCCTCAGTTCATATTCATCAATGTTTTACGTTATTTGatacagtttttatactgttTTTTGCCATAACATTTGATGATGGCTCAGTAATCGCTCACAGACATCACGAAATTTTAGCAACCACAGTTAATTGTGGCAAAGATGTTAAACACCAACACGACCGCAAATACTTTAAAATTAGTTCTGCAAGTCGAAATATCACCTTATTTTTATCGGGATGACTGTAACCATCTAccaaattaaattttgatcATCATGCGCAAGAGGACACCGCGTTACTTTGTTTTGATGTCGATTTGACATAatgaattgctgcattttcagtaatttgttttgttgatattCAGTGAAACGACCAATTTGACACtgattttactgattttcagttaaattttcattactgaaatgcattcagtaAATTGTGTTACTGCAAATAagtaaaaacatgacattTTTGCTGAAAAccagtaaaatattctattactgTATcgtttcagcaaaaaaaaactttgctgaagcaggatgagaaaatttgccGTGTAAGAATGGGAAtggatttatgaaaaaaattgtGCGTTAAAAGGGATATTTAAAGAGCTTTACAGACAATACTTTcaacataataaaataatgaacatGTTCAATTATACATTTACTAATTTATATTGGTTTCTTTTAATTGATCAAcagtgaaatgtttcattgtAAGTTATCACTTTATTTTACACTCTTCAATGGGATATTCTAGTCACCCGTATTTCCCGTAGCAAATAATAAGCAGCAAAATTAATAAAGTCGTTTTGGGACTAAAAACATTACAGCTATGAATCATTCCGCATATGCATAGTTTACGACCTTTCCTTTGGTGTAACCCAAGTTAATAGTATAATGATGAAGCAATGCGCATTCTTATTCCTCTCTGCATTGTTTGCTGTCTCTTTTAAAAACAACTTTGCTGTTCATTCAAAAGCTGTTTCAATGCACAGTAGTACAGTAACGCTTTACGATCGCTGGGTTCAGCACTATATACTATGCACGCTGATCATGTTTAGTCTTTCCCCTATTAGCCATCATTTCTGGCTGATATTGTTTGGGCTGCACACGAGCTAGTTGTAAATTTTGTGCAATATACTGCGAAAACCACGAACTGAGCCGTTTGCCCGCACCAAACTCTTCACACGTAGCCAGAAACACATCATTCAGCTGTGGCAAGATCGCATGATCGAGTGTCGGAAAGAGATGATGCAAATAGTGATCACCGAAGGTGGTTAACACTTTCAACAACGATCCCTCCACACCTCTTCGCTCTACAATTGTGGCCATCTGGTAAAgtccaaaatccatgtcattactaccgaaaagaaaagaaagagataatAGGTTTAATATGATTCGATAGTGAAATTAACATAGAAATCTGTGTAGGAAAACGTACGGAAATAAATCACCGGAATGCAGTGCTTTCGGATGATGATGGCCAGCGCTCAGTCCAATAAGCCCAAAGAAGAAGCTGGCCATCAACACCACAAACAGCCACAGTTGGAAAATTACACCGATGCGTTCCGGATTGGTAGCGTACATAAAGGCGGGCAGCAGGAAAGGAATTAGATCGTCCAGATGAAACCGGTTCTTCCCTTGGCTGAAGCTATCCATCAACCGCTTGAGGTACTCGCTCAGAAAGATCGAGCCGTATATAAACGGCCCATAGAACCAGGAACCGTACCGCTGGAAGCTGTTCTTAAGATCCGCCCACGGTAGATAGCACAGGAAGGGCTCGAACGACGAAATTTCCATATCGAGCACTGAATTCGGGAACAGGTGGTGAGAAATGGCGTGCGATACACGCCACTCCCTGAAAGAGTTCAAAACAACGAGAGATACAGTAAAAATAACTATATAACACAATTTTACCTGACGCACAACTTACCGATAGCTAAGAAACGCAATGTTAAACGCGTACATGCGCCAGTTATCTCGCTGGTGTAGAAAATTGTGCGCCGCAATTACGGTTGCGTTTACGCAGATGGCACAAACTATTCCAATGGCGAAACTTTCTAGCCTGACGGCTAGGTAGGCGGTCAGCATCACGCACACTATCAGTCCATCCACTATCTGGCGCGAGCGTTCCTTTGGCGCGGGATTCACGCGGCCCAACTGTTCCCTGATACGCTGCTTGAGGGTTCGATAGAATCCATGCTCGTGAAACGTTAGCCTACAGTTGCGTGGTTG
Proteins encoded:
- the LOC120956570 gene encoding myosin heavy chain, muscle isoform X5 — encoded protein: MPKPPVQVGEDPDPTEFLFVSLEQKRIDQSKPYDSKKACWVPEEKEGYVLGEIKATKGELVTVALPGGETKDFKKDLVSQVNPPKYEKCEDMSNLTYLNDASVLHNLRQRYYAKLIYTYSGLFCVVINPYKRYPLYTNRCAKMYRGKRRNEVPPHLFAVSDGAYVNMLTNHENQSMLITGESGAGKTENTKKVIAYFATIGASGKKDENAEKKGSLEDQVVQTNPVLEAFGNAKTVRNDNSSRFGKFIRIHFTGSGKLAGADIETYLLEKARVISQQTLERSYHIFYQIMSGSVKGLKEMCFLSNDIYDYNSVSQGKITIPNVDDGEECLLTDEAFNVLGFTQEEKDNIYRITSAVMHMGRMQFKQKGREEQAEADGTEDGDRVAKLLGVGTDDLYKNLLKPRIKVGNEFVTKGQNKDQVTNSVGALCKGIFDRLFKWLVKKCNETLDTKQKRAQFIGVLDIAGFEIFDFNGFEQLCINFTNEKLQQFFNHHMFVLEQEEYKKEGINWAFIDFGMDLLACVELIEKPMGILSILEEESMFPKATDQTFAEKLMTNHLGKSAPFMKPRPPKPGIPAGHFAIGHYAGVVSYNITGWLEKNKDPLNDTVVDQFKKGSNALMVEIFADHPGQSADPAAAKGGRGKKGAGFATVSSSYKEQLNNLMTTLKSTQPHFVRCIIPNEMKTAGVVDAHLVMHQLTCNGVLEGIRICRKGFPNRMMYPDFKLRYKILNPKAVDGLDVEKEGRKIAQLIIEAVGLNADQYRLGMTKVFFRAGVLGQMEEFRDERLSKIMSWMQAWCRGYLSRKEFKKMQEQRVSLEIVQRNLRKYLKLRTWAWWKLWQKVKPLLNVSRVEDQIAKLEEKATKAQEAYEKEEKLRKELEALNSKLLAEKTALLDSLSGEKGALQEYQEKAAKLTAQKNDLENQLRDTQERLAQEEDARNQLFQTKKKLEQEIGSQKKDAEDLELQIQKIEQDKASKDHQIRNLNDEIAHQDELINKLNKEKKMQGEVNQKTAEELQAAEDKVNHLNKVKAKLEQTLDELEDSLEREKKLRGDVEKAKRKVEGDLKLTQEAVADLERNKKELEQTVLRKDKEISALSAKLEDEQSLVGKLQKQIKELQARIEELEEEVEAERQARAKAEKQRADLARELEELGERLEEAGGATSAQIELNKKREAELAKLRRDLEEANIQHEGTLANLRKKHNDAVAEMAEQVDQLNKLKTKAEHDRANMYNELNNTRTACDQLSREKAAQEKIAKQLQHTLNEVQSKLDETNRTLNDFDASKKKLSIENSDLLRQLEDAESQVSQLSKIKISLTQQLEDTKRLADEEARERATLLGKFRNLEHDLDNLREQVEEEAEGKGDIQRQLSKANAEAQLWRSKYESEGVARAEELEEAKRKLQARLAEAEETIESLNQKCIALEKTKQRLATEVEDLQLEVDRASSIANAAEKKQKAFDKIIGEWKLKVDDLAAELDASQKECRNYSTELFRLKGAYEEGQEQLEAVRRENKNLADEVKDLLDQIGEGGRNIHEIEKSRKRLEAEKDELQAALEEAEAALEQEENKVLRAQLELSQVRQEIDRRIQEKEEEFENTRKNHQRALDSMQASLEAEAKGKAEALRMKKKLEADINELEIALDHANKANAEAQKNIKRYQQQLKDVQSALEEEQRARDDAREQLGISERRANALQNELEESRTLLEQADRGRRQAEQELSDAHEQLNEVSAQNASIAAAKRKLESELQTLHSDLDELLNEAKNSEEKAKKAMVDAARLADELRAEQDHAQTQEKLRKALEQQIKELQVRLDEAESNALKGGKKAIQKLEQRVRELESELDSEQRRHADAQKNLRKSERRIKELTFQSEEDRKNHERMQDLVDKLQQKIKTYKRQIEEAEEIAALNLAKFRKAQQELEEAEERADIAEQAATKFRTKGGRAGSVQRGASPAPQRQPSAMPALAGLNLPTFDDHGF